A stretch of DNA from Punica granatum isolate Tunisia-2019 unplaced genomic scaffold, ASM765513v2 Contig00391, whole genome shotgun sequence:
TGTACATTGGCACTAACGAATGAAGTCCTTGAAGTATTAAATTGAATGCTCGTGAGACTGTCTCCTTAGAATGCTGAAAGCGTTCGGCAACAACGGCATATCGAGTGCTATGTGCAACTACCAATAAGAACATTCCAAGCATCTCCTCGACGGTCATACCTTTCCTTGTATTTCGAATGCCACAGTTTGCTCTTAATGTGTCGCACAAATTATGAAATACGTGAGGGTCCATCCTGAAATTCTGGTAACATCTTGTGTCATTTGAAAGCACTTCGTTAATGTACTCACTGCCTCGTAGTGCCGACGTTCTACatggacgtgcacgggggACTTGCTGTTCAGACATTGCATCGTGGATCGCCAAAAGGACGGGCAAATCATCTACGCTGCTGTCGTCATCATTGCTGGATGAATTATCATATCGCAGTGAGTTCACATACCTTGCCATAATCCTCTTCCATTGAAGATGACGAGCTGTATCAACAAACGTTAACATGATAGATTATCAACAAATAGCACGAATTGACGAAGGGAATAACATTTCAAACACATAGCCAATGCATTAGCAAAGTCAATCAGGTTCAAACATAACAGTAAAGGAAAACAAGGGTCTGGTTAATGTCATAACAGAAAAAACCGAAAGTAACAAACACATATGAGGAGAAACGTTCGGGCGTTCAAGGATGAACAAGGTTGTGCAACCATTCGCGCCTAGCTTCATCGTACATCCAAACGAATGCCTGTTGCCATCGTTCATCCTCCGTAATACGTGCTGTACCGGCGAGATACTCGCGTACAGAAATTGTTTCCTTCATTTGATTGAGGACAACCATGGCTTCTTCGATGCTGTTCTGTGCTGGTTTCTCGGGGCTCGTCACTGACTTGCTCTTCTTTGACTCCGGAGGGGTAGAATTTTTCGCTTTGTCCTTCTTCACCTTACTTTCCTTGTACAAGTCGATCAACTCCTGCAACTGCGACTTGTTGTTTGAACCTCTCTTTCTCACTCGTCGCCTCGACCCTGTAACGACAGGTTCCTCAGCTTCATCAGTTGGGTCATCACTGTCGCCGGATCCCTCTGCAAGATCGATGGCTCTTTGCCACGGCTGTTCCGTAATGCTAGAAATTCCTCTTCTATGCGTGCATAGGATCGGGGGCTATGAGGTGGGTCGGTTGACGAAATTCGTAGGCCCCTGTTGCTGTCGATGTTTTGTACATCAGTTGTAAGGTCTCATAATGCTTGCATCCTTTTGACCGAAAAGTCCTGAAGTTACTGTGCCTCTACATGTTATACACATGCAATACTTAGTAACAACGACTTTGCATTAAATAGGCAACTTTAAGAAAGAGTAAGCGATAGAGTACCTTGATAAACTTGTCCCAAATATCAGGATTCGCCTTCACGGTGTTAGTCGGCCCATCCCAACCTACTCCAGTGTGCTGAATCAGCTCTGTGAATTGTGTGTACTGTGTCTTCAGCCTTTGTGCTTTTGTTTTCACCTTGTCGGCGCCAAGAATCACACCTGGGAATTTCTCTTCCAGTTCCCTACTTATCTGTTCCCAGTCCTTCAATTTCCAACTTGATGTATGCGTCCTTTGGAATTTATCGATCATAATGTCAACGAAAGCACTCTCAAGCTCGTCTGTCCACTCAACTATGCCATCACCCTTGGGAGCCATCTCAGTTGCAGAGCAGTACCGATAACTTAATAATGCACATACAACAGTAAAGGTTAACTAGGCAAATACACACTCATACATGCAAGACATGTAGAAGCTAGGAATTCAAGATGTATTACGGACTAGAGACATTGATAGATAAATGCAAGGAAAGAATGCCACAGCGAGGCCACAAGCACATTATGTTCCAATGCAGCAACAACATCATTCAATCAGAGGCACCATTGTAAGGAATAATATGCAGCTTAGCGTAACAAATAGAAATGACAGCCAGCAACCAACAAACAAAGGCACCAGCAATTTCGAAATACAACCATTCCAAGGAAACTTCTGTGCCAAATTTCTGGCAAAAAATCGAGCAACACAGGGCACCTATACACAGTAAGCAGGCAAGCAGAAACATTCCAACTCCATACTTTCCAAACACACCGCTAATACTCAAGTAGCGGTCCTTTTCCATACGTACGTGTGGCTAATTAAGTAAGATGATCGGATAAAAGTCGGCAGAAAAGGCACCAAAATGCAAAAGCCCTATGGCTTGCTCAATTAATGTACATAACTACATGGTGGgtagtggagtcgccaaatTCAAATCAAACTTATACATCAAATTTGGAATCGGCTTAGCTAGAAAAGTCTAGCTTAATATAGCTAGAAAGCTTAGCTTACTAAGGCCACAAACAAGCAATGGAGGGCCATCCTTTTCGATCCCTAATAGGAACTTGTCTCTTAACTCTTTACCGATTTCTTATGATCAGTTTGTTGCCCAAGGGAAATCGACTAACACACTTTGCGACATCAACTCAGACAGCAATGAGGACTGAGCTTGTCATTCCATCTCCCTACTGTCCCAAATTTGTTGCAAAAAATCGAGCAACACAAGGCACCTATACATAGTAAGCAGGCAAGCAGAAACATTCCAACTCCATACTTTCCAAACACACCGTTTGTTGCCCAAGGAAAATCGACCAACACACATTTCGACATCAACTTAGACAGTAATGAGGACTGAGCTTGTCATTCCATCTCCCTACTGTCCCGAATTTTTTGCAAAAATTCGACCAACACAGGGCACATCTACACAGTAAGCAGGCAAGCAAAACCATTCCAACTTACTACTGACCAAAATTCCTTACAAAAATCGGCCAAAACAGGGCAACCTCTACTCACGGCAGACAAGTGAAATGCAACCCTAACCCTATCACAGAGTATCAGATAGAATTGGAAGGACTCTTGAGTAAAATGTGGCGGAGAAATTACCTTGGATTTGGGTATGGAACCGTGAAACCGCAATCGACCCTTTTAAGAAGAAATGGCAGTGGTAGGGGCCCGGATTTTGCCGAATGCCTTTGCTGCTCAAACTGACAGGGGAGGAGTCGCTGGAGTTGGGGGAGGGGGCTGGATGCACGCGAAGCTGACGGGTGTAGAAAGATTCGGTTGAACAGCAACTCACTGCGAGATAGAAGTCGGCAAAGTTGTCGATCAAAGAAGGAAGAGGGGCGGGGGGAAGGAGGGGGGCCGGCTGATGAATGATACAGAGCGGGTATGAAGGAAGGGGCTGAGTAGGGGCCGGGTTAGAGATAATAGAGGTCAAACGCTTGTAAAGGATTGCTGAATATGCGGGGTCCACAAGTCCCCAACAAACGGTCAAAATTAGCAtcattcaaaatcaaaatcacaattttagaatgttactatgaaaccaaacaggcccttaATAATATGCTATGAGTAACCCTGTTAATTTGAAGTAACAAGCTTTACTTACAGTATATGATTCAAAATTCGTAAAAGAAATATCACAGTCATGGTCAAATCAATGTTATGAGTCATAGGTTAGTATTGCATCGTTACGTTTTATCTCAAAAAATTAGGACAACTGCAAGGGCTTAAATGGAAAGAGTATATTTAAATTGGTGATTAATTTACTACCAAAAAATTGGTATTCAATTCAAGTAGGTATTTCATAGtggaaataataaataagaaatgaaaaaacttATTGAAAAAAGATCGGATGGATGTAGCTGCGGGGTAGAAAACCCACCCACTTGCTGCCTCCATCCCATGGACAAGAATTATATGATACTATAATTACTATGATACTATGATAttttagaataaataaataaataaaggaaaaaatcattaaaaatataaaattggaTGGAAGTGGCTGCGGGTGGGAAAAAACTCGCCACGTCCATCCCATGGGCGAGAATTCTATTATTactaatgaaataataattcttagattttgataaaatttcaaCTATGCCATAGGGACTAGTTAGATTTAGCAAAATTACACCATTTGTTTGGGGTCAGGAAAAAATTCACACGGAaactaattttagaaaaaagtaattcATTGTGAGAATTAGAAGGGCATTATGAAGGTtataagaggaaaaaaaacactttTAGTTTTCAATCTTTCGCGTTAGTATCATTTTCGTCATAAATAGTCTTTTCCATTCTCGTCCTCAACCTTTCGTCTTTTGCCACTTTAGTCATGCCATCTATTTTTCCgttaaaatattcattttccatcaaaaattaatttaaaaacaattataatctttaaaatttttaaaaacatagaaaaactatatatagaaaaaagaaactaaacGATAGGGGACAGGGCTAGGGGTGCCCCCGATAGAGGTCGCCGGCAAGGTTAGACCTTGTTGGTGACCTTTGtttcgggggggggggggggcgctTGTTTTCCCTCGATTTAAAAGATTGGGCGAAATCTCAATCTTAGAGGACTATCAAGCTTtaagataattaaaaaaaaatcgggaTTGATGGTGGTCTCATCGGCGACCACCGCCTCTTAGAGATCGTTGCTGCCAAAGGAGGCACAAGGAGGCACTGACAATCTCGAAGGAGGAGATGGTGGCCCCTATTTtagaattcatattcataaactttttatatacattttattttacaattgAAAAAGGCTTTAAAGTTATTTACAATTGGGCCACAGATCTTCTTAGATTTTCTAATTAGGCCCCAAACAAGTTCCGACTACTCGTGACCCGGTTCCTGCGCGAAAAGCCGAAAATAgtccgaaaataaaaaaagccGCGGCTTCTCTTTTGCTTCTCTGTGCGTTGCTCCTCTCCTCCgcccaatctctctctctctctctcctcccatCTGCCCAATgctctcttcctcctcaaaCCACAGCAAAACCCTCCTCACTCCTCCCCTCTCCTCCTTCTCCCACAAACCCTAACCGCCAATTCCTCTTCCGCCACCTCCTCGGCCAATCAATCGACCCCAGATGGCCTCCCGGGACCAAGCCCTATCACTCCTAGCCGCCGCAAACAACCACGGCGACTTGGCGGTGAAGCTCTCGTCTCTCAAGCAGGTCAGGGACATTCTCCTCGCCGTGGACCCTTCCCTCGCATCAGAGCTCTTCCCTTACCTTGCCGAGCTCCAGTCCTCGCCCCAGAGCCTCGTCAGGAAGTCTCTCGTCGAGTCAGTGCCCCCTAACCCTataaattcttcttctttagtCCGGGAAAGTCCTGAATTTTTGACCTTTTGGAAGGGTTGAATCGGAATCGTGTGTGCTGCCTGCTAATTATGCGTCGAGTCAGTGTTGGAAGCTCGTCTTATGGCATAGGGTTCAATTTTTAACATGCTAACTCTAGTAGCAGAAAGAAAGtaaaagggaaaggaaaaagaagaaaaatttacTGCCAATGTGCTGcatcttctcttcttttccccttaaattttatcaatttgatGTGTTATGGgaatgaaaaatgaagaatTTTGTGTTAAGCTACTCCGTTCCGGCAAAAGAACCCTGTGACTATTCATAAATAAGACATGAACATATCCCTTAACAGCACAGTGCCTAATACTGGATCTGCCAAAACTGACAGCTGTGGTGTTCAAGTGTGTGAGTTGTGCTTTTATTGTTGGTGCTCCGAGTCATGTTGGTTTGAAATCCAGTCTGATgttatattttgtatttattaggATAGTGGAAGAGATTGGGTCGAAAGCAATGGAATACTTGGCAGTATTGATGCCAGTCTTACTGGCATTATTGAGAGATGCTGATCCAGATGTTGCAGCACAGTCCGTCATCAGTGGCACGAAGCTCTTCAGTGGTATTCTCGAGGAGATGGCAGTGCAGGTCTCTCAATTTCCCTTACCCGGACTTAATATCCAATTCTAGGATGTCATGATCAGGTCAAACAGCTGTTATATCATGTAGGATTCTTACGGTTACTGCATTGGATTGAGGTCATTGAAGAGTTTTAAAAGCAGTCAATGCTCGTGATAGATTTCTATAGATGGTTGTTCATAAATATTCTTGTGATTGTTTATATCTCATTTTCCTAATAAGTTACTTGAGATATATGGTCAAAATTTGTACACAAACATGGTGTTTCTCTATAGAATATTTGTAGCTCTTATAATGTCTGTTTAAATATCTGAGTTCTATCATAGGAACCTGAACTAGCTCTCCTGTATTTCATGCATATGCATACGCGTGTGTGTGTTTATCATGTTGGGCGACAAttgccttttctttattttttatttttatttttaaattatatataatttagttTAGCCTATCAAACATCCTGGCATACGGTCGAGCTGATCATGATTTCTGTGGCTTCATGCTATTTGAATCAGTATTCATGAGTTCCTTTTCCTGCTCATATCTCATACTGGTAGTGTGACATGTGCTAATGATTAAATTCTGATGTCCTTTCATCCTCTAATTCCAAATGCTCATGGACATTGTTCTTAACTAGATGCATCACCGAGGAAAAGTCGAGAGGTGGCTTGAAGATCTTTGGACGTGGATGGTTAAGTTCAAAGATGATGTGTATACCATTGCAATTGAGGTATTTGGAGAACGTATATGTGGATTTCATCAGCTGGTCATGACATCCGAGTTAGATTCATTGTTGATGGCCCGAATTCTAACTAATTGTGGACATGGATAGTTTTCTCATCTTCTGTTTTGTAACCATTGTGCAAGATGGATAGACATTGGAGCTGTACAAAAGTTATGCAGTGAAATGTCTACGGTTACTTTGTTGTAAAAGGTGCTTGATAATTTCACTTTCTAAAAGATAGACTGATAAAATGCAATCCCGAAAGAATTTCAGCCAAGCTGCTTTGGAACTTTACTTCCAATTTCACTTGGTGTGGTATAGATATATGTTCAATCCTTATGGCTATTGTTGTCTAGAATCCTAAAATGGATGATTTCTGAAAGTGGATTAAATGGTTAGGTATAATACAGATGTATCAAGATTTATGGTTGCTCTACAATGCCCAAGAGTTAGCTTtggggaaaaagaagaagccaCCTATATATCTCTTGAGGCATTTGGTTAAATGAGCTGTGCACATCGAAAAGAAGTCATTTGGGGCTCTGATGCACTTTGGGAATAGTTGGAGTGTCCCTACTTGTGTTGACAGCTTGTATACAAGTTTTTCTCCCCGTCTTTCATTCAATTACTGCTTCTGCTTACATATActcagcaaaagaaaaaaaatggggaaaaaTCAGAGCACTCCATTACCACGAACTCGAAAAGCTAGAAGAGGGGAGGACTTGGGGAAGAGCgaaacttttaaattccacCATTATATTTGAGCTTATAGCCAAAATAGATATTTGATGTAAGAATTTTGATGTTTATATTTCATAAATGGAAGCTGTATCCACAACATGTaagcaaattttgaaaatttgaatttttaaactCAATAATATTAATAGTAATGTCTGTGGACGGCCTACAAATACAACTAAAATTGATAATTATGGGCACTAGAAAGGACATTCAACTCATTATCTTATAAATGTATTTAGGAGAGTCAATCAAGAGAATTAGTTTGTCAAGACATTTTGTAGCTTTTGATTAGGATCTTTGTCAATACCAGTTGCTTGCTTGCAATGTGGAGGTCGGTTTCTGTACTGATTGTGAAGACAAATTTTGTCCCATTTGCAGAGGCTTGTTTTTCCCTTTCTGCTGAAATTTTCAGAGGCATCTTGATTGTAGCTCTGAgttagtttaattaattatttctagATAGACAGCACTTACTCTTTCTTTAAATAAACATGATGGTATGAGCACAGGATTATGATCTTTGTGCAAATAGAGACATTAATGGGATTCTGAAATGATATTATGTATCTTCTGTGCAATGACAGTTAACCTGCTTTTTAAAACTCAAACTGCTCTATTTTCTTGCATGGGCACATCAAGTTAAGAATGCAGTTATCAGGCTGCAATAGTGAAAAGCTCAAGTTTATTTTTTagcattttcatttaatttgtgGTGCTAATTTGGGAGTTTCTCGATGTTGCAGATAGGTCCTGTTCGTACGAGACTGTTGGCGTTAAAATTCTTGGAGACATATGTTTTCACTTTTCTCACCTGACAAGAATGATTCTGGAAGACCTGTGGTCGCAGGTACTTTTTGtctctttttttccaaaatgaGAGTGTTAACATTCTGCTAGGACGTTTAAGTTGTGTTTCGTCAAGGTTGACTGTGCTTTTATGTTCATTTTTCTCTTATCGTGACATGACGAGCTGACTCAATGTGTATCATTATTTGTAATAGGGAGCAGACACGTATTTAATGTTTCATGGCTAGTTGGAGGCCACCCTGTTCTTGATCCAGCTGTGTACATAGCAGAAGCGAAAAGGATCGTTGGAACTTTATTCGATCTGCTCAAAACAGCTAGTAGTCTTCCAGGATGTCTGACAGTTACCATTGTCAATTGGTGAGCTCACAAACTACAGTTAGTTTATGATCCAAATTATACTGCTAATTAGCGTGGCTTTGTTAATCTTCAAGTATGACAATACACTAGTCATGACACCGTGCCATGTGTGTTTACATTCCTTCATGACTTGATTAGGCTCGCTGACATATTAAATACTGACTCTATTATTTGGTTAAACATATGGCAAAGTTAAGGATTGAGGCTTCCTTTCAATTTAGTTGAATCAAACACTCATTGCATTCTCTTTCTTGTTGGTAAATCATGGTGTCGAGTTGTTGTCTTGGCATGTATGCTTGATCTTTTAGGTTGCATATATAGTTGAACTAGCTTCTCCTGTTCGCGGAGCCCTGACATTTTAAATTCATCCGTGTCTGCCATCTTAATTTCTGTAGGAGAGTCCTTGTTGGATTGGCGTGCAGTTgcaattttcattattttaggATTTGAATTTATTGTGATGATTTCTGTGTAGTCTAACCTGAATTTGTTATGTTCAACTACTTGGACTTGGGCAAATTAAGTAGATCGCTCTGTTTTCAATGATTGATGAAATTAGTTCTGGGGAAAGTGTTTGAGATTTCTACTAGACATTGACCTTGCAAGGGTTTAGACAATTGGTGGATTGCTTGAGAGCTTGCTATAGTCAATAAACGGCATAGGGATCCTCAGACTCTTTTGTAGTATGCATCTGTCTTGATTGTGTATACAAGATTGATCAGCAATTGTCTCAATCCTTTAGAAGATGTAGTTGTATAAGTTGTTCTTTGCTTCCTACACTTATTAGCTCGGTGCTGTTTGTTGGATGGCAACTTTTCCTTTTGAGGCCAGCATTTTCTTTATTCCAATGAGGCATCTCCATAAATGCCAGCCACAAGGGGTAGCTGATAAAATTGTCGGAATTATTGTTTTCACTCTACTGGCTGATGTACTAGGGAGCTTTAGTTTGAAGCATAAAAGG
This window harbors:
- the LOC116190215 gene encoding uncharacterized protein LOC116190215 encodes the protein MASRDQALSLLAAANNHGDLAVKLSSLKQVRDILLAVDPSLASELFPYLAELQSSPQSLVRKSLVEIVEEIGSKAMEYLAVLMPVLLALLRDADPDVAAQSVISGTKLFSGILEEMAVQMHHRGKVERWLEDLWTWMVKFKDDVYTIAIEVFGERICGFHQLVMTSELDSLLMARILTNCGHG